The region GGATTCGTTGTAGCCGTCGTGGTATTGGATTCCGGCTTCGACGACGACGTTTTCGCGCTCGCCCTCCAGCACGATCACGGGCCGCGACACGGGGTTGCGGGCGTGGTTGAGATATTCCACGAACGCCTTTAGGCCGCCCTTATATTGAAATACGTCTTCGTGGCCGTCGCGCTCGTCGTTCACTTTGATCTTCAAACCCTTGTTGAGGAAGGCGAGCTCGCGGAGGTGATGGGCGACGGTGTCGTAGTCCATCTCGACGGTCTCGAAGATGAGGGGGTCGGGCTTGAACGTCGTCTGCGTGCCGGTGGACTTGGCGCGTCCTACTTTTTTAACCGGGGCTTTAGGTTTGCCGCGTTCGTACTCCTGGCGCCAGACGCCGCCGTCGCGGCGCACCTCGACCTCGCAGTATACCGACAGCGCGTTCACGACCGATACGCCGACGCCGTGGAGGCCGCCGGCTACCTTGTAGACCTTGTTGTCGAACTTGCCGCCGGCGTGCAGTTCCGTCATTACTATTTGAAGCGCCGATTTCCGGGCTCGCGGGTGGCGCTTTACCGGGATGCCGCGGCCGTTATCCGTGACGGTGATGGAGCTGTCTTTGTGCAGGACGACGTCCACGGTCGTGCACTCGCCGGCGAGCGCCTCGTCAATGGAGTTGTCGACGACTTCGTAGAGGAGGTGGTGCAGGCCGCGCTGGTCGGTGGAGCCGACGTACATCGCCGGCCGCCGCCGGACCGCCTCCAGGCCCTTCAGAATTTTTATCTGCGCGGCGTCGTAGACGGGCGCGTCTTCCGGCGCGGCGCCGTTTTCGACCGGAACCTCGACCGTTTTATCTTGGCGGACCTCGGCCTCTTTTCTACTCGGGCGCGCCTTGCGAGGAGCCTTCTTCGGCCTGGCGCGTGGGGCCGCTTTCTTCGGCGCCGCGGCCTTGCGGGCGGATTTGCCGCGCGGCGCGGCGGTTTTTCGCTTAGTAGAGGCCGGGGCCGTCCGCTTTTTGCTAGCCTTTTTCGTTTTTTTGTCTTCGGTCTTTCCCTTTTTCTTTGGCATAAAATCAGGTCGATTCGGCGCTGCGAAGTCGCTTGAAAAGGATTGGTAAAGGCGTATTATTTATCGCAAAATTATATAATAATTACGGCTTAAAATCAAGGGAAATCCCGGCCTATTCGGCCCGGGTCGCGGTATCGTAACTTATTGAAATCATTATAGTAATACGACGAGATTTTTCGGCGATTTACGAGGCCGAGGCCGTATTTCGGCGCGGCCTAATCCGAGGTCGCGATTTGGCCTTCTGTTATACGTATATTGGCATCAGGCTCGATGCCGGCGGGCGGGTCGGTCGCGGTAAAGAATACCTGCTCCGCGCCGGTCACGACGTCGGCCAGGCGGCGTTGGCGGTGGGCGTCGAGCTCGGAGGCGACGTCGTCCAGCAGCAGGAGGGGGGCGTCGCCGCGGGTTTTTTTCAGCAGGCGGAACTGGGCGACGCGGAGGGAGAGCGCCGCGGTCCGCTGCTGCCCTTCGCTCGCGAAACGGCGGGCGTCGCAGCCCGTTACCGTCAGCCGCAAGTCGTCGCGGTGGGGCCCCACGAGCGTTTGGCGCCGCCGCTCTTCGTCGGCGCGGTTATCCCGCAGCTTACGCTCGAAGGCGCGCGCTACCTCTTCTTCGTCGCCGTCGCAAGGTACGGCGGGGTCGTAATCCACGACGAAGTCTTCGTCTTCGGGCGCGAGCTCGCCGTAGGCCGTGGCCGCCGCGGCCGCCAACCCCGCCGCCGCCCCGGCCCGGATTGAAGTTAGCCTGGCGCCGGCGGCGACGAGTTCGTGGTCGTACGGTTCCATCTCGGCTCGAGGCGCCGCCCGGGATAGGAGCGCGTTCCGCGAGCGCAGTACGGCGTAGTAGCGCTGGAGGGTGTAGAGGTATTCCCGGCTCTCCTGGCCCAGCCAGACGTCCAGGAAGCGCCGCCGTACGGCCGGTTCGCCCTTGGCCAGCGCGAGGTCGTCGGGCCCGAACGCGACGACGGCCAGGGTTCCTACGTAGTCGATTAGGCGGGGGATGGTTTCGTCGTTGACGGCGGCGACCTTGCCGGCGGCGCCGTAGTCCAGCGCGAAGTGCTGTTCGCCGCAGTCGCTGTGGACCGTCGCGCGCACCGACAGCGTGTCCTCGCCGCGGCGCACGAGGTCGCGGTCGCGGCTGGTCCGGAAGGAGCGGCCCAACGCCAGGAAGTGGACCGCCTCCAGCAGGTTGGTCTTGCCGGCGCCGTTGGGGCCGACCACTAAAATCAAACCGGGCGGCGCCGTTACGGTCGCCTCCCGGTAGTTGCGAAAGTTATTTAAATAGATTTGGCTCGCGTACAAAGCGGCTCACCGGCCCGCCGCTAAATCTTGATGGGCATGAGTATGCAGAAATGGTTCTCGTCGCCGGTGCCGCGGAACGCGCCCTGCTTCGCCGGGTCGTTTAGCTCGTATATCACGTCGTCGCCCTCCAACGAGGCTACGACCTCGTGGAGGAAGCCGGGGTTGTAGCTTACCTTGAACTCCTCGCCGTCGTATACGCACGGGAGCGGTTCGCGCGCCTCGCCCACCTCCGCGGTTTTCGCCTCCACCTCGAGCTGGTCCTTGCGGACGGTAATGATTATCTGGCGGTTGTTCTCGTCGCACATCAGCGCCATCCGGTCGACCACGTCGAGGAATAGGCCCCGGCCTATGCGGACTTCGCGCTCGAACGATTGCGGGATTACTTCGCGGTAGGGCGGGAACTTGCCTTCCGCTTGGCGGGTTACGAAGCGGAACCGGCCGCAGTCGAACGAGATGTGGTTTTCCCCGAAGGCGATTTCCACCGGCTCGTCGTCGGCCAGCACCTTGGATAGTTCGCCGGCGGCCTTGCTGGGAAGGATGACGTCCACGATGCCGCCGATCTCGATTTCGGTCTTGAGCGAGGTATACGCCAGCCGGTAGCCGTCGGTGGCGACGAAGCGGACCTCGTTGCCTTCCGCCTGGATGCAGACGCCGTTGAGGGCGTAGCGGGTCACGTCTTCCGCGGCGGCGAAGAGGGTCTTCTTGATGAGGTTTTTGAGCGTGGCCTGGGTAAGCGTCAGCGTATGCTCGGCCGCGACTTCGGGGAAGACGGGATAGTCGGCGGCGTCGAGGCCCATAAGTTTGAAGGTAGCCCGGCCGCCCTTCACCGTGGCCTGGGTCCCCTCCACCGCCACTTCCACTTCATCGGCGTCGAGGTGCCGGGCGATTTCGACGAAGCGGCGCGCCGGAATCGTCAACGAGCCCTTGTCGGCGACGTCGGCCGCGACTTTGATCCGTGCCCAGAGGTCGATGTTGGTGCCGGTCAACTCGAGGCTGTCGGCCTCGGCGACGAAGAGGATGTTCCCCAGAATGGCGAGCGTGCTCTTGGGCGGGACGGCGCTCTGCGCGATAGCGAGCGCGTCCACCAGTTCTTTACGGTCACAGGTGAACTTCACCGTGGCCTCCCTTGGTATGATTTAAATTATATAGAATTCCGCTACTTACGCAAGATGATAACACTCGGGCGCGCCGATTGTCAATTGATTTGTTAGGGTTTTACCTCGGAGAGGATGGCGGATTTGAGGTCGTCGAGCGCCTGCGATATCGCGGCCCGGGCGACCTTATCTTTTTCTTTTTTAAGGCGCGTGCGGAGCGGGTCCATCGCGCGGGCGTCGCCGACGGCGGCGAGGCTCGCGGCCGCGGCGGCCCGGACCTCCGCCTTCTTGTCGTTCAGCGCTTCGGCCAGCGGCCGCACGGAGCGTTCGTCGCGGACGACGCCCAACGCCTGGGCCGCGGCGAGGCGACTTCGCGTGTCCTTGTCGTTTTGGAGGTTGGCGATGATGGGCTCCACCGCGGCGCGGTCGCCGTAGGAGGCCGCAGC is a window of bacterium DNA encoding:
- the dnaN gene encoding DNA polymerase III subunit beta; amino-acid sequence: MKFTCDRKELVDALAIAQSAVPPKSTLAILGNILFVAEADSLELTGTNIDLWARIKVAADVADKGSLTIPARRFVEIARHLDADEVEVAVEGTQATVKGGRATFKLMGLDAADYPVFPEVAAEHTLTLTQATLKNLIKKTLFAAAEDVTRYALNGVCIQAEGNEVRFVATDGYRLAYTSLKTEIEIGGIVDVILPSKAAGELSKVLADDEPVEIAFGENHISFDCGRFRFVTRQAEGKFPPYREVIPQSFEREVRIGRGLFLDVVDRMALMCDENNRQIIITVRKDQLEVEAKTAEVGEAREPLPCVYDGEEFKVSYNPGFLHEVVASLEGDDVIYELNDPAKQGAFRGTGDENHFCILMPIKI
- the recF gene encoding DNA replication/repair protein RecF, with amino-acid sequence MYASQIYLNNFRNYREATVTAPPGLILVVGPNGAGKTNLLEAVHFLALGRSFRTSRDRDLVRRGEDTLSVRATVHSDCGEQHFALDYGAAGKVAAVNDETIPRLIDYVGTLAVVAFGPDDLALAKGEPAVRRRFLDVWLGQESREYLYTLQRYYAVLRSRNALLSRAAPRAEMEPYDHELVAAGARLTSIRAGAAAGLAAAAATAYGELAPEDEDFVVDYDPAVPCDGDEEEVARAFERKLRDNRADEERRRQTLVGPHRDDLRLTVTGCDARRFASEGQQRTAALSLRVAQFRLLKKTRGDAPLLLLDDVASELDAHRQRRLADVVTGAEQVFFTATDPPAGIEPDANIRITEGQIATSD